In a genomic window of Mycolicibacter heraklionensis:
- a CDS encoding heavy-metal-associated domain-containing protein, with protein MSDIRRIQLDVTGMTCRMCEAHIALKLNTITGVQASVDFPTATATIDADPTVAVADLCAAIEDAGYHAELRDERLRTPADAAIPGGPVKRIAGLARFLSRGRRAQVAH; from the coding sequence TTGTCTGACATTCGACGGATCCAACTCGACGTGACCGGCATGACGTGCCGGATGTGCGAGGCGCATATCGCCCTGAAACTGAACACGATCACTGGGGTGCAAGCATCGGTGGACTTTCCGACTGCGACCGCCACGATCGACGCCGACCCCACCGTGGCCGTCGCCGACCTGTGCGCGGCCATCGAAGATGCCGGCTACCATGCCGAGCTGCGGGACGAACGGCTCCGCACCCCTGCGGATGCCGCGATTCCCGGAGGTCCGGTGAAGCGCATCGCCGGGCTGGCGCGGTTCCTGTCACGCGGCCGACGCGCCCAGGTCGCCCACTAG
- the hpt gene encoding hypoxanthine phosphoribosyltransferase codes for MVVELRPWHAVLVAAISPGERPELYAGDIKSVLLTEEQIRTRTVELGAQIAGDYAEGRAESGDLLLITVLKGAVLFVTDLARAIPLPTQFEFMAVSSYGSSTSSSGVVRILKDLDRDISDRDVLIVEDVVDSGLTLSWLLRNLATRRPRSLRVCTLLRKPDALGAGVDISYVGFDIPNDFVVGYGLDYVERYRDLPYIGTLDPRVYQS; via the coding sequence TTGGTTGTCGAACTCCGGCCATGGCACGCTGTGCTGGTGGCTGCGATCTCGCCGGGGGAGAGACCTGAGTTGTATGCGGGTGACATCAAATCGGTATTGCTGACCGAGGAGCAGATCCGGACCCGCACTGTCGAACTCGGCGCGCAGATCGCCGGCGACTATGCCGAGGGCCGCGCCGAAAGTGGTGACCTGCTGCTGATCACGGTGCTCAAGGGCGCGGTGCTGTTCGTCACGGACCTCGCCCGGGCGATTCCGCTGCCCACCCAGTTCGAGTTCATGGCGGTCAGCTCCTACGGTTCGTCGACCTCGTCGTCGGGGGTGGTGCGCATCCTCAAGGACCTCGACCGCGACATCAGTGACCGCGACGTGTTGATCGTCGAGGACGTCGTCGACTCCGGTCTGACGCTGTCGTGGCTGCTGCGCAACCTGGCCACCCGGCGGCCCCGGTCCCTGCGGGTGTGCACCCTGCTGCGCAAACCCGACGCGCTGGGCGCCGGCGTCGACATCTCCTACGTGGGCTTCGACATCCCGAACGACTTCGTGGTCGGCTACGGCCTGGACTACGTGGAGCGTTACCGCGACCTGCCCTACATCGGCACCCTGGACCCGCGGGTCTATCAGAGCTGA
- the tilS gene encoding tRNA lysidine(34) synthetase TilS produces the protein MDRPGALAQLRAALGTFAEQYLPQGGGWAVALSGGPDSLALTAVAALMRPTTALIVDHGLQAGSAQVAETARSQALELGCVDAQVIPVTVGGKGFRGGPEAAARTARYAALADARGGAPVLLGHTLDDQAETVLLGLGRGSGARSMAGMRPHDPPWCRPLLGVRRAVTGQACAELGLTPWLDPHNSDGRFTRVRLRAEVLPLLEDVLGGGVAEALARTAIALRENTELIDALAEQALPGATAGDALDATALAELSGPVRRAVIRRWLIDGGGRGLTDLQIRAVDRLITAWRGQGGVAIGSDLRGQRLFAMRGDGLLRLRREPI, from the coding sequence GTGGATCGACCGGGTGCTCTAGCCCAGCTGCGTGCCGCGCTGGGGACGTTCGCCGAGCAATATCTGCCGCAGGGCGGAGGCTGGGCGGTGGCATTGTCCGGTGGACCGGACTCGCTGGCGCTGACCGCCGTCGCCGCCCTAATGCGGCCCACTACCGCGCTGATCGTCGACCACGGCCTGCAAGCAGGTTCGGCCCAGGTGGCCGAGACCGCGCGAAGTCAGGCACTCGAGCTGGGATGTGTTGACGCGCAGGTTATTCCGGTGACCGTCGGAGGCAAAGGCTTTCGAGGCGGGCCGGAAGCTGCGGCCCGCACGGCCCGCTACGCAGCGTTGGCCGATGCCCGTGGCGGCGCCCCCGTGTTGCTGGGACACACGCTCGACGATCAGGCCGAGACGGTGCTGCTCGGGCTCGGCCGTGGTTCGGGAGCCCGGTCGATGGCCGGGATGCGGCCGCACGACCCACCGTGGTGCCGGCCGCTGCTCGGGGTACGACGCGCAGTCACCGGCCAGGCCTGCGCCGAACTGGGGCTGACGCCGTGGCTCGACCCCCATAACAGCGACGGTCGCTTCACCCGGGTACGGCTGCGTGCCGAAGTGCTGCCGCTGTTGGAGGACGTGCTGGGCGGCGGGGTGGCCGAAGCCCTGGCCCGGACCGCGATCGCGCTGCGGGAGAACACCGAGCTCATCGATGCGCTGGCCGAGCAGGCGCTGCCCGGTGCCACCGCCGGCGACGCGCTGGATGCAACTGCGCTGGCGGAGTTGTCGGGTCCGGTGCGCCGCGCGGTGATCCGGCGCTGGCTGATCGACGGAGGCGGGCGTGGCCTGACCGACCTGCAGATCCGCGCAGTGGACCGGCTGATCACCGCATGGCGCGGGCAAGGCGGGGTGGCGATCGGGTCGGACCTGCGGGGACAGCGGCTTTTTGCAATGCGCGGCGACGGTCTGCTGCGGCTGCGCCGCGAGCCGATCTGA
- a CDS encoding zinc-dependent metalloprotease, translating into MRMSESGVGSAVDFEFAATVGGWLARPAPPMTDYTRRQVVEELHGSARAAEPLVREVTGLGDDGPVPDARVVDRRQWISAAAESMRVMMGGSEQPAGFLTSRLTGAQTGGVLAFVSSAILGQYDPFCAGGGALLLVYPNVVAVERQLQVTPADFRLWVCLHEVTHRVQFSVNPWLAGYMSEALAVLTGDSSPDLTQVVGRLADYLRGRRDNAESSGPSGILGLVRAVQSEEQRTALDQLLMLGTLLEGHADHVMDAVGPLAVPSVATIRSRFEERRQRSQPPLQRLVRALLGLDAKMSQYTRGKAFVDAVVDRVGMDRFNAVWSGPQTLPLPAEIEEPRRWIDRVL; encoded by the coding sequence ATGCGGATGAGCGAATCCGGCGTCGGGAGCGCGGTGGACTTCGAGTTCGCCGCGACGGTCGGTGGCTGGCTGGCACGTCCCGCACCGCCGATGACCGACTACACGCGGCGCCAGGTCGTCGAGGAACTGCACGGCAGTGCCCGCGCTGCGGAACCCCTGGTGCGAGAGGTCACCGGCCTGGGCGACGACGGTCCCGTCCCCGACGCACGGGTGGTCGACCGGCGGCAGTGGATCTCCGCCGCCGCCGAATCGATGCGGGTGATGATGGGCGGCTCCGAGCAGCCGGCCGGTTTCCTCACCAGCCGGCTGACGGGGGCGCAGACCGGCGGGGTGCTGGCGTTCGTCTCCTCGGCCATCCTGGGCCAGTACGACCCGTTCTGTGCGGGCGGTGGCGCGCTGCTGCTGGTCTACCCCAACGTGGTCGCTGTCGAGCGCCAGCTGCAGGTGACGCCGGCCGACTTCCGGTTGTGGGTCTGCCTGCACGAGGTGACGCACCGCGTGCAGTTCAGCGTCAACCCGTGGCTGGCCGGCTATATGTCGGAGGCACTGGCGGTGCTTACCGGGGACAGCAGCCCGGATCTCACCCAGGTGGTGGGCCGGCTGGCTGACTACCTGCGGGGACGGCGTGACAACGCCGAGTCGTCGGGCCCGTCGGGGATTCTGGGCCTGGTGCGGGCGGTGCAGTCCGAGGAGCAACGCACGGCGCTGGACCAGCTGCTGATGCTGGGCACGCTGCTCGAAGGCCACGCCGATCACGTGATGGACGCGGTCGGGCCGCTGGCGGTGCCGTCGGTGGCGACCATTCGGAGCCGTTTCGAGGAACGCCGTCAGCGCAGCCAACCACCGCTGCAACGACTGGTGCGGGCGTTACTGGGCCTCGACGCCAAGATGAGCCAGTACACCCGAGGCAAGGCGTTCGTCGACGCGGTGGTCGACCGTGTCGGCATGGACCGGTTCAACGCGGTCTGGTCGGGTCCGCAGACCCTGCCGCTGCCCGCCGAGATCGAAGAACCCCGACGGTGGATCGACCGGGTGCTCTAG
- the dacB gene encoding D-alanyl-D-alanine carboxypeptidase/D-alanyl-D-alanine endopeptidase, producing MQPTRWRHSSAHLGIAAAVLALAAAVVVVAVVVLPDESGAGARVVSSAPAATAKPGVVPVSDDAPVPAGRALAAAMAPALADPNLGRLTGRVTDAVTGKALWTQQEDLPMQPASTNKVLTAAAALLALDQGARVTTRVTAGDQPGVVVLVGGGDPTLSTAEVGQDTWYREAARISDLAEQVRRSGVSVTEVQVDTSAFTGPTMAQGWDPEDIEGGDIAPIEAVMVDGGRIQPTTVESRRSTTPALDAGKALAAELGVDPDKVSIASSSVTGRELGAVRSAPLVVRLGEMMNASDNVMAESIAREVAAAMGRPRSFAGAVDAVTNRLATAHIAVSGAALQDSSGLSVDDRLSARTLDEVVQAAAGPDLPELRPLLDMLPVAGGSGTLSERFLNPKTGRGAAGWLRAKTGSLTRTNALAGIVTDRDQRVLTFAFISNDAGPTGRTAIDALAAVLRTCGCG from the coding sequence ATGCAACCCACTCGGTGGCGACACAGCAGCGCCCATCTGGGTATCGCGGCCGCGGTGCTGGCGCTGGCCGCCGCGGTGGTGGTCGTGGCGGTAGTGGTGCTCCCGGACGAATCCGGCGCCGGTGCGCGCGTCGTGTCGTCGGCACCGGCGGCGACCGCCAAACCCGGGGTGGTTCCGGTCTCCGACGACGCCCCGGTACCGGCCGGCAGGGCCCTGGCAGCAGCCATGGCCCCGGCGTTGGCCGACCCGAATCTGGGCCGGCTCACCGGGCGAGTCACCGATGCCGTGACCGGCAAGGCGCTGTGGACACAGCAGGAAGACCTGCCGATGCAGCCGGCGTCGACCAACAAGGTGCTCACCGCGGCCGCCGCCCTGCTGGCGCTGGATCAGGGCGCCCGGGTCACCACCCGCGTGACGGCGGGCGATCAGCCCGGGGTGGTGGTGCTGGTGGGCGGCGGCGACCCCACCCTGTCGACGGCCGAGGTCGGTCAGGACACCTGGTATCGCGAAGCCGCGCGCATCAGTGATCTGGCCGAACAGGTTCGTCGTAGCGGGGTGAGCGTGACCGAGGTTCAGGTCGACACATCGGCGTTCACCGGCCCGACCATGGCTCAGGGCTGGGACCCGGAGGACATCGAAGGCGGCGACATCGCACCGATCGAGGCGGTGATGGTCGACGGCGGCCGGATCCAGCCCACCACAGTCGAGTCCCGGCGGTCGACGACCCCCGCGCTGGATGCCGGAAAGGCGCTGGCCGCGGAGTTGGGAGTCGACCCCGACAAGGTGAGCATCGCGTCCTCGTCGGTGACCGGGCGCGAGCTGGGCGCGGTCCGATCGGCGCCGCTGGTGGTCCGCCTCGGCGAGATGATGAACGCCTCCGACAACGTGATGGCCGAATCCATCGCCCGCGAGGTGGCCGCGGCGATGGGCCGGCCCCGCTCGTTTGCCGGTGCGGTCGACGCGGTGACCAACCGGCTGGCCACCGCCCACATCGCGGTGAGCGGAGCCGCTCTGCAGGACTCCAGCGGGCTGTCGGTCGATGACCGGCTGTCGGCCCGGACCCTTGACGAGGTGGTGCAGGCGGCTGCCGGGCCGGACCTGCCCGAGTTGCGTCCGCTGCTGGACATGCTGCCGGTCGCCGGTGGCAGCGGCACCCTGTCCGAGCGGTTCCTCAACCCCAAGACCGGGCGCGGCGCGGCCGGTTGGCTGCGGGCCAAAACCGGCTCGCTGACCCGCACCAACGCACTGGCCGGCATCGTCACCGACCGCGACCAGCGGGTGCTGACGTTCGCGTTCATCTCCAACGACGCCGGACCCACCGGGCGGACCGCGATCGACGCGCTGGCCGCGGTCCTGCGAACCTGCGGATGCGGATGA
- a CDS encoding inorganic diphosphatase: protein MQFDVTIEIPKGQRNKYEVDHATGRVKLDRYLYTPMGYPTDYGFIEDTLGEDGDPLDAMVLLPQSVFPGVLVEARPVGMFQMTDEAGGDAKVLCVPAGDHRWDHIQEISDVPAYELDAIKHFFVHYKDLEPGKFVKAADWVGRAEAEAEITRSIERFKTSGH from the coding sequence GTGCAATTCGACGTGACCATCGAAATCCCCAAGGGCCAGCGCAACAAGTACGAGGTCGACCACGCCACCGGGCGGGTCAAGCTCGACCGCTACCTGTACACGCCGATGGGCTACCCCACCGACTACGGCTTCATCGAGGACACCCTCGGCGAGGACGGCGACCCGCTGGACGCGATGGTATTGCTGCCGCAGTCGGTGTTCCCCGGTGTGCTGGTCGAAGCACGTCCGGTCGGGATGTTCCAGATGACCGACGAGGCCGGCGGCGACGCCAAGGTGCTGTGTGTGCCGGCCGGTGACCACCGGTGGGACCACATTCAGGAAATCAGCGACGTGCCCGCCTACGAGCTGGACGCGATCAAGCACTTCTTCGTGCACTACAAGGACCTGGAGCCGGGCAAGTTCGTCAAGGCCGCCGACTGGGTGGGCCGTGCCGAAGCCGAGGCCGAGATCACCCGGTCGATCGAACGGTTCAAGACCTCCGGGCACTGA
- a CDS encoding TerC/Alx family metal homeostasis membrane protein: MDPSLFEWLVTFAGLSAVLGFDLFLVARRVHEPTMREVAIRLSCYIGLAVAFGIWVWHFHGAKYGMQFYAGWLTEYSLSVDNLFVFVIIMNSFNVPKKYRQEALFVGIILALSFRAVFIALGGVAVQRLSWTFYVFGAFMAYTAVKLLRHEDPTGEGEGEGGNNAVVRFARTHLNATDGWESGVRFFVRDNAGAWAITPMFLVALALGTTDLVFAMDSIPAIYGLTRQPYLVFTANVFALMGLRQLFFILGQMLSRLVYLSQGLAVILGFIGVRMMLHALRTNEVWFIHSGQPLNVPEIPTPVSLGVVVGVLLLTTVASLYRTRGFTSAE, translated from the coding sequence TTGGACCCGTCGCTGTTCGAATGGCTGGTGACGTTCGCGGGACTGAGCGCCGTGCTCGGCTTCGATCTGTTCCTGGTCGCCCGCCGCGTACACGAGCCGACGATGCGCGAGGTCGCGATCCGGCTGTCGTGCTACATCGGGCTGGCGGTGGCTTTCGGCATCTGGGTGTGGCATTTTCACGGCGCGAAGTACGGCATGCAGTTCTACGCCGGCTGGCTGACCGAGTACAGCCTGTCGGTGGACAACCTCTTCGTGTTCGTGATCATCATGAACAGCTTCAACGTGCCCAAGAAATACCGGCAGGAGGCGCTGTTCGTCGGCATCATCCTGGCGCTGTCGTTCCGGGCGGTGTTCATCGCGCTCGGCGGGGTTGCCGTGCAGCGGTTGTCGTGGACGTTCTACGTGTTCGGTGCGTTCATGGCCTACACCGCGGTCAAACTGCTGCGCCACGAAGACCCCACCGGGGAGGGTGAGGGCGAGGGCGGCAACAACGCGGTGGTGCGTTTCGCCCGCACCCACCTCAACGCCACCGACGGCTGGGAATCGGGCGTGCGGTTCTTCGTCCGGGACAACGCCGGGGCGTGGGCCATCACCCCGATGTTTCTGGTCGCGCTCGCGCTGGGCACCACCGATTTGGTGTTCGCGATGGATTCCATCCCGGCCATCTACGGACTGACTCGCCAGCCCTACCTGGTGTTCACCGCCAACGTGTTCGCCCTGATGGGGCTGCGGCAGCTGTTCTTCATCCTCGGTCAGATGCTGAGCCGGCTGGTGTATCTGTCCCAGGGGCTGGCGGTGATCCTGGGGTTCATCGGGGTGCGGATGATGTTGCATGCGCTGCGCACCAACGAGGTGTGGTTCATCCACTCCGGCCAGCCGCTCAACGTCCCGGAGATACCCACCCCGGTCAGCCTGGGGGTCGTGGTGGGGGTGTTGCTGCTGACGACGGTGGCCAGCTTGTACCGGACCCGCGGGTTTACCTCAGCTGAGTGA
- a CDS encoding glycosyltransferase family 2 protein, with translation MDTRYPDVWIIVPAFNEATVIGDVIAGIRSVFDFVVCVDDGSADDTAAVARRTGAYVVRHPVNLGQGAAIQTGVEFARRQPGARLFATFDADGQHRVADLVRMIDRLDTADLDIVIGTRFAKPEAAATVPPLKRAILRAAVCLNPRIRRLGLSDAHNGLRVFNRRVADRLDLTMNGMSHAGEFIALIAENRWRVGEEPVEVLYTDYSKSKGQPLLNGVNILFDGLLRKRMSR, from the coding sequence ATCGACACCCGCTACCCCGATGTCTGGATTATCGTCCCGGCGTTCAACGAGGCGACCGTCATCGGTGACGTGATCGCCGGGATCCGTTCGGTTTTCGACTTCGTGGTCTGTGTGGACGACGGAAGCGCCGACGACACCGCCGCCGTAGCCCGGCGCACGGGTGCTTATGTCGTGCGCCATCCGGTCAACCTCGGTCAGGGCGCGGCCATCCAGACCGGAGTCGAGTTCGCCCGCCGCCAGCCCGGCGCCCGACTGTTCGCCACCTTCGACGCCGACGGCCAGCACCGGGTGGCCGACCTGGTGCGCATGATCGACCGTCTCGACACCGCCGACCTCGACATCGTCATCGGCACGCGGTTCGCCAAACCCGAAGCCGCCGCGACGGTGCCGCCGCTCAAACGAGCGATACTGCGAGCCGCGGTATGCCTCAACCCCCGAATCCGCCGGCTCGGGCTCTCCGACGCCCACAACGGTCTGCGGGTGTTCAACCGGCGGGTGGCCGACCGCCTCGACCTCACCATGAACGGGATGAGCCACGCCGGGGAGTTCATCGCGCTGATTGCCGAGAACCGCTGGCGGGTGGGCGAAGAGCCGGTGGAGGTGCTCTATACCGACTACTCCAAGTCGAAGGGGCAGCCGCTGCTCAACGGCGTCAACATCCTGTTCGACGGGTTGCTGCGCAAGAGGATGTCGCGATGA
- a CDS encoding DUF2304 domain-containing protein yields the protein MNWIKVLLIAAVLVLLIYLLLSRRSAQSRAWVKVGYLVFVVAGIYAVLRPDDTTVLANWLGVRRGTDLMLYVLVMVFAFTTLSTYMRFRDLELRYARLARVIALAQAEPPEPEPEPQPQ from the coding sequence ATGAACTGGATCAAGGTGCTGCTGATCGCGGCGGTGTTGGTGCTGCTGATCTACCTGCTGCTCTCGCGACGGTCCGCCCAGTCGCGAGCCTGGGTGAAAGTCGGCTACCTGGTGTTCGTGGTGGCCGGCATCTACGCGGTTCTGCGTCCCGACGACACCACCGTGCTGGCCAACTGGCTCGGGGTGCGCCGCGGCACCGATCTGATGCTGTACGTGCTGGTCATGGTCTTCGCGTTCACCACGCTGAGCACCTACATGCGGTTTCGCGATCTGGAGCTGCGCTATGCCCGGCTGGCGAGGGTGATAGCGCTCGCGCAAGCCGAGCCGCCCGAACCCGAACCCGAACCCCAACCACAGTAA
- a CDS encoding Rv1535 domain-containing protein produces MRATEVLAEPLAEVTAALLTVPMIELYALLWRAGVLEVELPASQRPRSEASVLRAG; encoded by the coding sequence ATGCGGGCGACCGAAGTCCTGGCCGAACCTCTAGCCGAAGTCACAGCGGCACTCCTGACAGTGCCGATGATCGAGTTGTACGCGTTGCTCTGGCGCGCCGGAGTGCTTGAAGTGGAACTTCCCGCGTCCCAGCGACCGCGGTCCGAGGCGTCAGTGCTTCGGGCCGGCTGA